Proteins encoded together in one Coffea arabica cultivar ET-39 chromosome 2c, Coffea Arabica ET-39 HiFi, whole genome shotgun sequence window:
- the LOC140035532 gene encoding agamous-like MADS-box protein AGL62, with the protein MAKKPSMGRQKIKIAKIETKNHLQVTFSKRRSGLYKKAHELSTLCGVELAIIVFSPAGKVFSFGHPSVDYIIDKFIARCRNPQPNSSALHLVGAHRNASSVRELNLQLTQILSELEIEKKRGEAFDLMRKASQNHYWWESPVNELGLHELEQLRDSLENMKNSVTSHASKVAAEANYNNSSFFTLNNGAAAGLYHQYESKPTGVSVGSVHPNIFNFGYDNGGF; encoded by the coding sequence ATGGCAAAGAAACCTAGCATGGGTCGCCAAAAGatcaaaattgcaaaaattgagacCAAGAATCATCTCCAAGTTACATTCTCAAAACGCCGTTCGGGACTCTATAAGAAGGCGCACGAACTCAGCACTCTCTGTGGCGTTGAATTAGCCATTATAGTTTTTTCCCCAGCGGGAAAAGTATTTTCTTTTGGCCATCCTAGTGTCGATTACATAATCGATAAATTCATTGCGCGATGCAGAAATCCTCAGCCAAACTCGAGTGCACTCCACCTCGTTGGGGCTCACAGGAATGCCAGTAGTGTCCGGGAGCTCAACTTGCAGCTCACTCAAATTCTCAGTGAATTagaaattgagaagaaaagaggcGAGGCATTTGATCTCATGAGAAAAGCCAGCCAAAATCATTATTGGTGGGAATCCCCTGTTAATGAACTTGGATTACACGAACTTGAACAACTAAGAGATTCACTGGAAAACATGAAAAACAGTGTGACGAGTCATGCTAGCAAGGTGGCGGCTGAGGCTAATTACAACAATTCTTCATTTTTTACACTAAACAATGGTGCTGCTGCGGGATTGTATCATCAATATGAGAGCAAACCAACCGGGGTCAGCGTGGGTTCGGTCCATCCTAATATCTTCAACTTTGGATATGATAATGGAGGATTTTGA
- the LOC140035533 gene encoding agamous-like MADS-box protein AGL62 produces MNNMMMKKKTTQGRKKIEIKKIDNLSNRQVTFSKRRVGLFKKASELCVLTGAEVAIIVHSLGKRVFAFGHPNIDAVINRYTTGSASSSSSSSSSSSVADPKIPLGAHEIQQHNRHYAKVSKELEVERKRKELIEGSKLENGGSFWWDDPIEHMGLEDLQQYKASLEELKKKLLMRADDLIWL; encoded by the exons ATGAACAacatgatgatgaagaagaagacgaCCCAAGGTCGAAAAAAAATCGAGATCAAGAAGATAGACAACTTGAGCAACAGGCAAGTAACCTTCTCCAAGCGAAGAGTCGGTCTCTTCAAGAaagcaagtgaactttgcgtcTTGACCGGGGCAGAAGTTGCCATCATCGTTCATTCTTTGGGCAAGCGCGTCTTTGCTTTTGGTCACCCCAACATTGACGCTGTTATTAACCGCTATACCACGGGATcggcatcatcatcatcatcatcatcctcctCGTCATCCGTTGCTGATCCGAAAATCCCACTGGGTGCTCATGAGATTCAACAACACAACCGACACTATGCTAAAGTGTCCAAAGAATTAGAGGtcgagagaaaaagaaaggaattgaTTGAAGGTTCGAAGTTAGAGAACGGTGGGAGTTTTTGGTGGGATGACCCAATTGAGCATATGGGTTTGGAGGACCTTCAACAGTATAAAGCTTCATTGGAAGAGTTGAAGAAAAAGCTGTTGATGAGAGCCGATGACTTGAT TTGGTTGTGA